The proteins below are encoded in one region of Centropristis striata isolate RG_2023a ecotype Rhode Island chromosome 12, C.striata_1.0, whole genome shotgun sequence:
- the LOC131981374 gene encoding signal-regulatory protein beta-2-like, with amino-acid sequence MITGLAALVLLGTVSLIQASEFPHQLPLTVVELGNTLTLSCSVFGNEGGLFYWYKLQFGYMIQIVAAGSLKKIQLEGQFNNPKLSIKKNNAQYVLNIRNISKEDEATYYCQGGSAYKMEFINGTLVAVNDHKNLQKSFFVKQSPETEWVQQGNPVTLQCSLLSKNKENTDQCPAEHSVYWFRSGSGGSHPDVLYTHSDEQEERSCVHSLSKTIQDSSDTGTYYCAVVTCGQILFGEGTKVETRSELDPVVLVLGVLLACCVTVIVILIVILIFYVNQRKVCEVPSNVRMTTGAPRACHHLGHDWSAVDQSNNLPHFLSPSPCHSPSHLQTPAYAVANAI; translated from the exons ATGATCACTGGACTGGCTGCTTTGGTTCTACTTGGTACAGTGT CTCTGATTCAAGCTTCAGAGTTTCCTCACCAGCTCCCTTTGACTGTGGTTGAACTTGGAAACACTTTGACTCTGTCATGTTCAGTTTTTGGGAATGAAGGAGGGTTGTTTTACTGGTACAAGCTGCAGTTTGGGTATATGATCCAAATAGTTGCAGcaggaagtttaaaaaaaatacaacttgaAGGACAATTTAACAACCcaaaattatcaataaaaaaaaacaatgctcaGTATGTTCTTAACATCAGAAACATCAGCAAAGAAGACGAAGCGACGTACTACTGTCAAGGAGGATCTGCATACAAAATGGAGTTCATTAACGGCACACTTGTGGCTGTAAATG ATCATAAAAATCTGCAGAAATCTTTCTTCGTGAAACAAAGTCCAGAGACTGAGTGGGTCCAGCAGGGCAACCCAGTGACTCTCCAGTGTTCACTTCTCTCcaagaacaaagaaaacacagatcagtGTCCAGCTGAACACAGTGTGTACTGGTTCAGATCTGGATCAGGAGGATCTCATCCAGACGTCCTTTACACTCACAGTGATGAACAAGAGGAAAGAAGTTGTGTCCACAGTCTGTCCAAAACTATACAGGACTCCTCAGATACTGGGACTTACTACTGCGCTGTGGTCACATGTGGACAGATCCTGTTTGGTGAAGGAACTAAAGTGGAGACAA GATCAGAACTGGATCCAGTTGTCCTTGTTCTTGGAGTCCTGTTGGCCTGCTGTGTGACTGTTATCGTCATCCTAATTGTAATCCTAATTTTCTACGTAAATCAAAGGAAAGTTTGTGAAG TACCGTCTAATGTGAGGATGACAACAGGAGCACCGAGGGCTTGTCATCATCTTGGACATGACTGGTCAGCTGTGGATCAATCAAATAATCTG CCACATTTCCTCTCACCTTCCCCCTGCCACTCTCCCTCACACCTGCAGACTCCCGCCTACGCTGTAGCTAATGCTATTTAA
- the LOC131981375 gene encoding uncharacterized protein LOC131981375: protein MITGLAAVVLLRTVYLIQTAEVSHQMSLTEVEVGGNVTLQCPVSATDGNFFYWYKQSLGHMVQTVASVIVGKLTVGEQVSRFTLTQEDSQYFLTIRNVNKMDEATYFCQIGTAYLQSLVSVTFLAVNDCNQQKSFYVKQSPETEWVQQGEPVTLQCSFLPKNKENTAQCPAEHSVYWFRSGSGGSHPDVLYTHSDEQEERSCVHSLSKTIQDSSDTGTYYCAVVTCGQILFGEGTRVETSHILREAPGCSLQFGAELNGR from the exons ATGATCACTGGACTGGCTGCTGTGGTTCTACTTCGTACAGTGT ACCTGATTCAGACTGCAGAGGTTTCTCACCAGATGTCTTTGACTGAGGTTGAAGTTGGTGGAAATGTTACTCTTCAATGTCCAGTTTCTGCGACAGatggcaattttttttactggtaCAAGCAGTCTCTTGGACATATGGTTCAAACAGTTGCTTCTGTAATTGTTGGCAAATTAACAGTTGGTGAACAAGTTTCACGGTTCACATTAACACAAGAGGATTCTCAGTATTTTCTTACCATCAGAAATGTCAACAAAATGGACGAAGCAACATACTTCTGTCAGATTGGCACAGCGTATTTACAGAGTTTGGTCAGTGTCACCTTCTTGGCTGTGAACG ATTGTAATCAGCAGAAATCTTTCTACGTGAAACAAAGTCCAGAGACTGAGTGGGTCCAGCAGGGCGAACCAGTGACTCTCCAGTGTTCATTTCTCCCcaagaacaaagaaaacacagctcAGTGTCCAGCTGAACACAGTGTGTACTGGTTCAGATCTGGATCAGGAGGATCTCATCCAGACGTCCTTTACACTCACAGTGATGAACAAGAGGAAAGAAGTTGTGTCCACAGTCTGTCCAAAACTATACAGGACTCCTCTGATACTGGGACTTACTACTGCGCTGTGGTCACATGTGGACAGATCCTGTTTGGTGAAGGAACTAGAGTGGAGACAA GTCACATATTAAGAGAAGCCcctggctgcagcctgcagttcGGGGCGGAGCTCAACGGacgttga
- the LOC131981377 gene encoding signal-regulatory protein beta-2-like, with amino-acid sequence MLILFYLLLSLTLGRYKQDQIFETKSVGVGDNATLTCSRQISELRSTLFWIRLVSGTIPEFFGGTYSFDYDGVNKTPRITTKQEPGTFILHINEAKLSDTGVYYCINVNGFEMTLLKGTFLRIEGTEPDITAIIQDIHSDPVLPGDSVTLQCSVFSDSENKTCPGGHSVFWFRARSDETPSLVYAEGNSSDGCERSPEAHSPQKCVYSFSKNVSSSDAGTYYCAVATCGEILFGNGTKLDIEALNMWDMQQTKTALILLCAALAISLIVIAVLIYSIKNKTCECCNNTFGLQTNSATAGCDQQSQQRHEDSLVYSAPTFSKKKTGRAERRNATAGDGETVYSDVRVKN; translated from the exons atgctgatcttgttttatttgctgCTGAGTCTCACATTGGGCC GATACAAACAGGATCAGATCTTTGAGACGAAGTCTGTTGGTGTTGGAGATAATGCGACTTTGACGTGTTCCCGGCAGATATCTGAGCTCAGATCAACCTTGTTTTGGATCCGACTTGTTTCTGGAACCATCCCTGAATTTTTTGGAGGAACATATTCATTTGACTATGATGGTGTTAATAAGACTCCTCGCATTACAACAAAACAAGAGCCTGGAACATTTATCCTGCATATTAATGAAGCAAAGCTAAGCGATACTGGAGTTTACTACTGTATAAACGTAAACGGCTTTGAAATGACACTTCTGAAAGGAACATTTCTGAGAATTGAAG GAACAGAACCTGATATCACCGCCATCATTCAAGACATTCACTCTGATCCAGTCCTTCCAGGAGACTCAGTGACTCTGCAGTGTTCAGTCTTCTCCGACTCAGAGAATAAAACCTGTCCAGGAGGACACAGTGTGTTCTGGTTCAGAGCCAGATCAGATGAAACTCCCAGTTTAGTTTATGCAGAAGGAAACAGCAGTGATGGATGTGAGAGGAGCCCTGAAGCTCACTCTCCACAGAAATGTGTCTACAGCTTCTCAAAGAACGTCAGCTCCTCTGATGCTGGGACTTATTACTGTGCTGTGGCCACATGTGGAGAGATATTATTTGGAAATGGGACAAAACTGGACATTGAAG CACTCAACATGTGGGACATGCAGCAAACCAAAACAGCTCTGATTCTGTTATGTGCAGCGTTGGCTATAAGTCTGATTGTTATCGCCGTACTGATTTATTCCATCAAGAACAAAACTTGCGAGTGTTGCAACA ATACTTTTGGTCTGCAAACAAACTCTGCAACAGCCGGCTGTGATCAACAAAGTCAgcag AGACATGAGGACTCGTTGGTTTATTCTGCACCAACCTTCAGCAAGAAGAAAACTGGCCGAGCAGAGAGAAGGAATGCAACAGCAGGAGACGGAGAGACCGTCTACTCTGATGTCAGGGTGAAAAATTAA